The following proteins are encoded in a genomic region of Nakaseomyces glabratus chromosome J, complete sequence:
- the YIF1 gene encoding protein transporter YIF1 (CAGL0J08052g~Ortholog(s) have role in ER to Golgi vesicle-mediated transport and COPII-coated ER to Golgi transport vesicle, endoplasmic reticulum membrane, integral component of Golgi membrane localization), whose amino-acid sequence MSYNPYSFQGEATANDRFRHGSQPSMEQGQPLFGAQQASQQQMPPQQQQQQQQPGFNFQNPTQSMAFQLGQSAFSNFIGEQNFSQFQETVSKATSANGSLSLYFQVTTNYVINKLRVILIPFTNKNWQRIPEAQQGSNGALSFMPPKDDINSPDMYIPIMGLVTYILIWNTQQGLKGSFNPENLYYKLSSTVAFVLLDLVILKLGLYLLVSTNSRTTNIVELICFVGYKFVPLILALFLPSSPIYLKMIVQVYLFIAFGVFLLRSVKFNLFTNTNSDMVTFNKATVRKCNYFLFVYGFIWQSILMWLMG is encoded by the coding sequence ATGTCATATAATCCATACTCTTTTCAAGGAGAAGCTACCGCGAATGACAGGTTCCGCCATGGTTCGCAACCCTCAATGGAACAAGGCCAACCACTATTTGGTGCGCAACAGGCTTCTCAGCAGCAAATGCCACctcaacaacagcaacagcaacaacaaccagGTTTCAATTTCCAGAATCCTACTCAATCAATGGCATTTCAATTAGGTCAATCCGctttttctaatttcatTGGTGAACAGAATTTCAGTCAGTTCCAAGAGACAGTGTCTAAGGCAACTAGTGCAAACGGTTCCCTGTCTCTTTACTTCCAGGTCACAACAAATTATGTCATAAATAAGCTGAGGGTAATTTTGATACCTTTCACAAATAAGAACTGGCAGAGAATTCCAGAGGCACAGCAGGGAAGTAATGGCGCGTTGTCGTTCATGCCACCAAAGGATGATATCAATTCCCCAGATATGTACATCCCAATCATGGGTCTAGTCACATATATCCTGATATGGAATACCCAACAAGGTCTAAAGGGCTCTTTCAACCCAGAAAACTTATACTATAAACTATCTTCTACCGTGGCGTTTGTTCTCCTGGACTTGGTGATCTTGAAACTAGGTCTGTACTTATTAGTCTCTACCAACTCACGTACCACCAATATTGTTGAACTGATCTGTTTCGTTGGATATAAGTTTGTGCCCCTGATCCTAGCTCTGTTCCTCCCAAGCAGTCCTATATACTTAAAGATGATTGTCCAGGTGTACCTATTCATTGCCTTTGGCGTTTTCTTGCTGAGATCAGTGAAATTCAATTTATtcacaaatacaaatagCGATATGGTCACCTTCAACAAAGCTACAGTACGTAAGTGCAATTACTTCCTGTTTGTGTATGGTTTCATTTGGCAAAGTATTCTAATGTGGCTAATGGGTTAA
- the PDR17 gene encoding phosphatidylinositol transporter (CAGL0J08074g~Ortholog(s) have phosphatidylinositol transporter activity): MGIFSRKKKEATPVNRGDLIPCETMIEAPPKGSPPPKKPADLDAEQTKKLAQMLEHFNKPDLVLPVSSTDDTGKTRPISSWEKFFLTRDCFLRYLRAQKWDVPKAIKMLTETLVWRREVGITHGEEDEHPLKPEDIAVENETGKEILLGFDYDRRPLFYMKNGRQNTESSFRQVQQMLFMMECATTLTPQGVEKMCVLVDFKHYKEPGIITDKAPPISIAKMCLHIMQNHYPERLGKCILINIPWFIWAFLKMMYNFLDPATKEKVIFDEPFTNHIDPSQLEATYDGRLDFKYNHAVYWPDMNAKIEAIRNKQYERFQKFGAVMGLSEWDLKGDHDELVYPVDSIKA; encoded by the coding sequence atgggtATTTTCtcaaggaagaagaaggaagcTACCCCGGTTAATAGGGGCGATCTAATCCCATGTGAAACTATGATCGAAGCGCCACCTAAGGGCTCTCCACCACCAAAAAAACCTGCTGATCTTGATGCTGAACAGACAAAGAAACTGGCACAAATGCTAGAACACTTTAATAAGCCAGACCTTGTTCTACCTGTGTCATCTACTGATGACACAGGCAAGACCAGACCTATAAGCTCTTGGGAGAAGTTCTTCTTGACCCGTGATTGTTTCTTAAGATATCTAAGAGCTCAAAAATGGGATGTCCCTAAAGCTATCAAAATGCTAACAGAGACACTTGTTTGGAGACGTGAAGTCGGGATCACACatggagaagaagatgagcACCCATTGAAACCCGAAGATATTGCTGTTGAGAATGAAACAGGTAAGGAAATTCTTCTAGGTTTTGATTACGATCGCAGACCATTGTTTTATATGAAGAATGGTCGACAAAATACTGAATCCTCTTTCAGGCAAGTACAACAGATGCTCTTCATGATGGAATGTGCCACCACATTAACCCCACAAGGTGTTGAGAAGATGTGTGTCTTAGTTGATTTCAAACATTATAAAGAACCTGGTATCATTACTGATAAGGCTCcaccaatttcaattgcaaaaatgTGTCTACATATTATGCAAAATCATTATCCAGAAAGACTTGGAAAATGTATTCTGATTAACATACCATGGTTTATCTGGGCTTTCCTAAAAATGATGTACAATTTCCTTGATCCAGcaaccaaagaaaaagtaaTTTTCGATGAACCATTTACAAATCATATTGATCCAAGTCAACTTGAAGCTACGTATGATGGTAGACTTGATTTTAAGTATAATCATGCTGTCTATTGGCCTGATATGAATGCCAAAATTGAAGCTATTCGTAACAAGCAGTATGAAcgttttcaaaaatttggtGCCGTTATGGGGCTCAGTGAGTGGGATCTAAAAGGTGACCATGATGAACTTGTGTACCCTGTAGATTCAATTAAAGCTTAA
- the PIK1 gene encoding 1-phosphatidylinositol 4-kinase (CAGL0J08140g~Ortholog(s) have 1-phosphatidylinositol 4-kinase activity, role in phosphatidylinositol phosphorylation, single-species biofilm formation on inanimate substrate and nucleus, trans-Golgi network localization), producing MNIIENRPKNQNQASEEVIEAVNSPTFNVHRCIELLCKNANNIGIHFFLCQRLENFPHSELQFYIPQLVQILLTIETESMALEDLLLKLRTENPHFALLTFWQLQALLTDLSTDPESYGFQVARRVLNSLQANLFSTDVSEIEKKTKMHENVAPALVMSSMVFSCMALPQLAESIEPLVRSQGRRQKSYVFKLAKNLMKDFTRNMTLKNTLHNKSHKKKTKHITQAAPVDIINPTTTKEDVMFRKSKSTEINLDFDMVDNVGQKVFEERISTSIRMPKRKTRPTDGMQRTSTDTSIRTLGTSKPQRLRGFDAVSSPEESPRVSQTNTGQNSDESDEETDSESRIPMKTDRFISSMPDLIGNKPRNSGSSYTSLAKSSGGLSRSHSQSVKHDATRNYTNTDSRFKELDPSKIPTTVKIKMLKANYFRCETQFAIALETISRSLAQVPTEARLSALRAELSLLNRDLPACVDIPTLLPPNKKGKLHKLVLITANEAQVLNSAEKVPYLLLIEYLRDEFDFDPTTPENEEIIKKGNNHSNLIFDLNYITKNRKKFDEDTIFSSTDAIPSKNSRHASSTPGEDTSKSNSSVNLLKEEDLGDMSMIRVKNLSDAEAYRSSLVLKRASNVPVLPTDSHDRTPELNFSSTMQEFINQGNNLSDSFKSQTDDLADQMRVSAVMLAQLDQSPQQLSETTNQIRAQIIASMKEVQDRFGYKDVENLHGKAGERKLENDLITAGISSSYLGEDWATKKERIRKTSEYGHLENWDLCSVIAKTGDDLRQEAFACQLIQAMAQIWTSERVDVWVKRMKILITSANTGLVETITNAMSVHSIKKALSKKMIEDGELDANGGIATLKDHYLRMFGDPEGFKFKRAQDNFASSLAAYSIICYLLQIKDRHNGNIMIDNEGHVSHIDFGFMLSNSPGSVNFEAAPFKLTYEYVELLGGLDGAPYKKFVQLTKDSFKALRKYADQIVSMCEIMQKDNMQPCFNAGQQTSIQLKQRFHLELTEEETDAFVDNFLIGRSLGNIYTRLYDQFQLLTQGIYS from the coding sequence ATGAATATTATAGAGAACAGGCcaaaaaaccaaaaccaaGCCTCAGAGGAAGTGATAGAAGCTGTTAACTCGCCAACTTTTAATGTACACAGGTGCATTGAACTTTTGTGCAAGAATGCGAACAACATTGgtattcatttttttctctgTCAAAGATTAGAAAACTTCCCCCACAGTGAATTACAGTTTTATATTCCTCAATTGGTTCAAATCTTGTTGACAATAGAGACTGAATCAATGGCTCTAGAGGATCTTTTACTGAAGCTAAGGACAGAGAATCCCCATTTTGCACTTCTGACATTTTGGCAATTACAGGCATTATTGACCGATTTATCCACAGACCCTGAATCCTATGGTTTTCAAGTTGCAAGAAGAGTGCTGAATAGCTTACAAGCTAACCTATTTAGTACGGATGTAAGCgagattgaaaagaaaacgaAGATGCACGAAAACGTCGCACCTGCATTAGTCATGTCTTCAATggttttttcttgtatgGCGCTCCCACAACTTGCAGAATCAATAGAACCATTAGTTAGATCACAAGGTAGAAGACAAAAATCATATGTTTTCAAACTAGCTAAGAATTTAATGAAAGACTTTACAAGAAATATGACTTTAAAAAATACACTTCACAACAAATCtcataaaaagaaaacgaAACATATTACACAAGCAGCCCCTGTTGATATCATCAATCCAACTACAACAAAGGAAGACGTAATGTTTCGTAAGAGCAAGAGTACAGAAATTAATCTAGATTTTGATATGGTTGACAATGTGGGCCAAAAAGTGTTCGAAGAGAGAATATCTACATCGATTAGAATGCCTAAAAGGAAAACTAGACCAACTGATGGTATGCAAAGAACATCAACTGATACATCTATCAGAACCTTAGGAACATCGAAGCCACAAAGATTAAGAGGTTTCGATGCTGTTTCTTCGCCTGAAGAATCACCTAGAGTTTCACAGACAAATACAGGGCAAAACTCTGATGaaagtgatgaagaaactgaCAGTGAATCGCGAATCCCTATGAAAACAGACAGGTTCATATCGTCTATGCCAGATTTGATTGGAAATAAGCCTCGTAACTCAGGCTCATCTTATACTTCCTTAGCAAAGTCTTCTGGAGGTTTAAGCAGATCACATTCCCAGAGTGTCAAGCACGACGCTACTAGAAACTATACAAATACTGATTCGAGATTTAAGGAATTAGATCCATCAAAAATTCCTACCACTGTAAAGATCAAAATGCTAAAGGCCAATTATTTTAGATGTGAAACACAATTTGCAATTGCATTAGAGACAATATCTAGGAGTTTGGCTCAAGTTCCTACAGAAGCTAGATTAAGTGCATTAAGAGCCGAACTGTCACTACTGAATCGAGATTTACCTGCTTGTGTAGATATTCCAACTTTACTTCCACCGAATAAAAAGGGAAAGCTTCATAAACTAGTATTAATCACAGCCAATGAAGCTCAAGTGCTAAACTCTGCCGAAAAAGTTccatatttattattaatcGAATATTTACGCGATGAATTTGACTTTGATCCGACAACTCCAGAAAATGAGGAGATAATCAAAAAGGGGAATAATCATAGTAATCTAATTTTTGACCTGAATTACATTACTAAGAACCgaaagaaatttgatgaagatacAATATTCTCTAGCACAGATGCTATACCCTCTAAAAATAGTCGTCATGCATCTTCAACCCCTGGTGAGGATACTTCGAAATCTAATTCAAGTGTAAATCTCTTAAAAGAAGAGGATCTGGGTGACATGTCCATGATTAGAGTAAAGAATCTAAGTGATGCAGAAGCCTACAGATCTTCACTTGTTTTGAAACGAGCTTCTAATGTTCCAGTATTACCCACAGATTCACATGATCGAACTCCAGAACTTAACTTTTCAAGTACAATGCAAGAATTCATCAATCAAGGAAACAATTTATCTGATAGTTTCAAGAGTCAGACCGATGACTTAGCTGACCAGATGAGAGTTTCAGCAGTAATGCTGGCTCAGCTAGATCAATCTCCCCAACAGCTATCCGAAACTACAAATCAAATTAGAGCCCAGATTATTGCTTCCATGAAGGAAGTTCAAGATAGATTTGGATACAAGGATGTTGAAAATCTTCACGGTAAAGCTGGTGAACGTAAGCTTGAAAACGATCTAATAACTGCCGGTATTAGCAGTTCTTATCTGGGAGAAGATTGGgcaacaaagaaagaacgAATTAGGAAAACTTCCGAATATGGCCATTTAGAAAACTGGGATTTGTGCTCCGTTATTGCCAAAACAGGTGATGATTTGAGGCAAGAAGCATTTGCATGCCAGCTAATCCAAGCAATGGCACAAATTTGGACAAGCGAACGTGTTGATGTATGGGTGAAAAGGatgaaaattttaataaCTAGTGCTAATACTGGTCTAGTGGAAACTATCACAAATGCTATGTCTGTTCATAGTATTAAGAAGGCGTtaagtaaaaaaatgatagaAGACGGTGAATTAGATGCCAATGGAGGTATAGCAACTTTAAAAGATCATTACTTGAGAATGTTTGGTGACCCTGAAGGATTTAAGTTCAAGAGGGCACAAGATAATTTTGCTAGCTCTTTGGCAGCATACTCAATCATTTGTTACTTACTCCAAATTAAAGATAGGCACAATGGTAACATTATGATAGATAACGAAGGCCATGTTAGTCATATTGATTTTGGTTTCATGCTATCCAACTCTCCAGGTTCTGTTAACTTTGAGGCAGCACCTTTCAAGCTGACTTATGAATATGTTGAGCTGCTGGGCGGTCTCGACGGGGCTCCATATAAGAAGTTTGTTCAATTGACAAAAGATTCATTTAAAGCCCTTAGGAAGTATGCTGATCAGATTGTCTCAATGTGTGAGATCATGCAAAAAGATAACATGCAACCTTGCTTCAACGCTGGCCAACAGACTAGTATTCAATTAAAGCAACGTTTCCACCTTGAGTtaactgaagaagaaactgatGCCTTTGTGGATAACTTCTTGATTGGTAGATCACTTGGTAATATCTACACAAGACTATATGACCAATTCCAATTACTAACCCAAGGTATTTATAGTTAA
- the UFD1 gene encoding polyubiquitin-binding protein UFD1 (CAGL0J08096g~Putative protein involved in recognition of polyubiquitinated proteins; gene is upregulated in azole-resistant strain): MFSGFGFGNTGSVPIPQEFEDFFRCYPIAMMNDRIRKDDANFGGKIFLPPSALNRLSMLNIRYPMLFRLTSNESGKVTHGGVLEFIAEEGRVYLPQWMMETLNAQPGSLMKINSTDVPLGQFVKIEPQSTDFLDITDPKAVLENVLRNFSTLTIDDIIEISYNNKTYRIKVLEVKPESAAKSICVIETDLVTDFAPPVGYVEPDYKALKAEQDAKRKSAAIDPVKHSQGSMATRINYSNILNSTDSETIRFAGEGQKISGKPNKTSKGKQDISEIKISLDSEPARLDLPEGQLFFGFPLVLPKDENADEEENDKKVFIGEGQSLRKSKKSKK; this comes from the coding sequence ATGTTTTCAGGCTTTGGTTTCGGTAATACTGGCTCTGTTCCTATTCCTCAGGAATTTGAGGATTTTTTCAGATGCTACCCTATTGCTATGATGAATGATAGAATAAGGAAAGATGATGCCAATTTTGGTGGCAAGATATTCTTGCCACCTAGCGCCCTAAATAGGCTATCAATGCTGAACATTAGATACCCCATGCTATTCAGGCTTACGAGTAATGAAAGTGGTAAAGTAACACACGGTGGTGTTCTAGAATTTATTGCTGAGGAAGGAAGAGTTTATTTACCGCAATGGATGATGGAGACCTTAAATGCACAGCCAGGCTCACTTATGAAGATTAACTCCACTGATGTTCCTTTAGGACAGTTTGTGAAGATTGAGCCTCAATCTACAGACTTCTTAGATATAACTGACCCCAAGGCTGTCCTGGAGAACGTGTTACGGAACTTTTCAACATTAACgattgatgatattatcGAAATTAGTTATAACAACAAAACTTATAGAATAAAGGTCTTGGAGGTTAAACCGGAATCTGCAGCCAAAAGTATATGTGTTATAGAGACTGATTTAGTAACTGATTTTGCCCCACCAGTGGGATATGTAGAACCTGATTATAAGGCGCTGAAGGCAGAACAGGATGCGAAGAGAAAATCAGCAGCCATAGATCCTGTTAAACATAGTCAAGGAAGTATGGCTACCAGAATAAATTACTCTAATATCTTGAATTCCACAGATTCAGAGACTATTCGTTTTGCAGGTGAAGGGCAAAAGATATCCGGAAAGCCTAACAAAACTAGTAAAGGAAAACAGGATATAAGCGAGATCAAGATATCACTCGATAGTGAGCCAGCGAGACTTGATTTACCTGAAGGCCAACTTTTCTTTGGTTTTCCATTAGTACTACCTAAGGATGAAAATGCCGACGAAGAAGAGAATGACAAGAAGGTGTTTATTGGGGAAGGGCAATCATTAAGAAAGAGTAAGAAGTCAAAGAAATGA
- the IST1 gene encoding Ist1p (CAGL0J08118g~Ortholog(s) have role in late endosome to vacuole transport via multivesicular body sorting pathway and Golgi apparatus, cytosol, endosome, nucleus localization) — protein sequence MSKAMQQAPYNIRLKTCLKMCIQRLRYAQDKQQALAKQGRREVAQLLGNSKEQKARYRAESLIHDDLHIELLELLELYCELLHARVNILSNIENEVSLIESHTDDGINEAVRALVYCTLAAPEVRELTQLRDLLILKFGHEFAKVIIDEKVGVPPKVLKKCDINLPNQDLVDLYLKEIARTYDVPFSLLTDSEDSSSGSDSENESDGGNFKVEEENKKGETDKDGKPILAVNNGEEFTGDSEHPIKIRKPRKNSDTLKSELKIPKDVKKSVEVKHSKPKSIAKKKDDELEALKKRFDALRR from the exons ATGTCTAAAGCTATGCAACAAGCACCATATAAT ATAAGATTAAAGACATGTCTGAAGATGTGTATTCAAAGGCTCCGGTATGCCCAGGATAAGCAGCAGGCACTTGCGAAGCAAGGGAGAAGAGAAGTTGCTCAATTGTTGGGAAACTCAAAAGAGCAGAAAGCTAGATATAGAGCTGAGAGTTTGATTCACGACGACTTACATATTGAATTACTGGAGCTGCTGGAGTTGTACTGTGAATTACTACATGCTCGAGTAAACATTTTGAGtaatattgaaaatgagGTCAGTTTAATCGAAAGTCACACAGATGATGGGATAAATGAGGCCGTAAGGGCTTTAGTGTATTGTACTTTAGCGGCTCCAGAAGTTAGGGAGTTGACTCAATTAAGAGACTTGCTTATTTTAAAGTTCGGACATGAATTTGCTAAAGTTATTATTGATGAGAAAGTTGGAGTACCTCCAAAagtattgaaaaaatgtgATATTAATCTACCAAATCAAGACCTAGTGGATCTTTATTTAAAGGAAATTGCTAGGACATATGATGtaccattttctttgctaaCAGACTCAGAAGATAGTAGCTCTGGTAGTGACTCAGAAAATGAATCGGACGGAGGAAATTTTAAggtagaagaagaaaacaagaaaggGGAGACGGATAAAGATGGAAAACCTATTCTAGCTGTTAATAATGGCGAAGAGTTCACTGGAGATTCAGAACATCCGATTAAGATAAGAAAACCTAGAAAAAATAGTGACACCTTAAAATCAGAACTCAAGATTCCCAAGGATGTTAAGAAGAGTGTTGAAGTTAAACATAGCAAGCCTAAATCCATTGCTAAGAAGAAGGATGATGAATTAGAGGCTTTGAAAAAGAGATTTGATGCCTTAAGAAGATGA
- a CDS encoding amino acid permease (CAGL0J08162g~Ortholog(s) have basic amino acid transmembrane transporter activity, role in basic amino acid transport and mitochondrion localization): MKFRNILKNEKNEKNEASASTSHASEDIEIIPSRYDNEKFYSATEATHKKKTGSTGFDDTISLTHTLSRSRIPTSMEDEDAEEAEVHDTRVKRALKQRHIGMIALGGTIGTGLFVGISTPLSNSGPVGALIAYIFMGTIIYFVTQSLGEMATFIPVTSSITVFSKRFLSPAFGVANGYMYWFNWAITYAVEVSVIGQVIQYWTFKVPLAAWIGIFWVLITLMNFFPVKIYGEFEFWVASIKVIAIVGYLIYALIIVCGGSHQGPIGFRYWRNPGAMGAGIISSDLGEARFLGWVSSLINAAFTYQGTELVGITAGEAANPRKSVPRAINKVVFRIVLFYIMSLFFVGLLVPYNDPRLSASSAVIASSPFVISIQNAGTKVLPDIFNAVVLVTVISAANSNVYVGSRVLYALAQSGNAPKQFAYVTRHGVPYLGVICTALLGLLAFLVVNHNANTAFNWLINISTLAGLCAWLFISLAHIRFMQALKFRGISRDDLPFKAKFMPWGAYYASFFVTVIIFIQGFQAFAPKFDVSEFFTAYISLILLVVLFAGCQLYYRCRFLWKLEDIDIDSDRREIDAIVWEDDEPQNLWEKFWAAVA; this comes from the coding sequence ATGAAGTTCAGgaatatattgaagaatgagaaGAATGAGAAGAACGAGGCTTCCGCCTCGACTTCTCATGCTTCCGAAGACATAGAAATTATACCATCCCGCTACGATAACGAGAAGTTCTACTCCGCCACAGAGGCCACACATAAGAAGAAAACCGGCTCTACAGGGTTCGACGATACCATCTCGCTGACACATACGCTCTCTAGGTCGCGCATACCCACGTCTATGGAGGACGAGGATGCCGAAGAAGCAGAGGTGCACGACACTCGTGTCAAGCGTGCGTTGAAACAGAGACACATCGGTATGATCGCCCTGGGTGGTACTATCGGTACTGGTCTGTTCGTCGGTATCTCCACGCCGCTGTCCAACTCGGGCCCCGTGGGCGCTCTGATCGCGTACATCTTCATGGGTACCATCATCTACTTCGTCACACAGTCCCTGGGTGAAATGGCCACTTTCATCCCCGTCACTTCCTCCATCACAGTCTTCTCAAAGAGATTCCTGTCGCCTGCATTCGGTGTCGCTAACGGCTACATGTACTGGTTCAACTGGGCCATCACCTACGCAGTAGAAGTCTCCGTCATCGGCCAGGTCATCCAGTACTGGACTTTTAAAGTGCCTCTGGCCGCCTGGATCGGTATCTTCTGGGTCCTGATCACACTGATGAACTTCTTCCCAGTGAAAATATACGGTGAATTCGAGTTCTGGGTCGCATCCATCAAAGTCATCGCCATCGTCGGCTACTTGATATACGCCCTGATCATCGTGTGCGGTGGATCCCACCAGGGCCCTATCGGCTTCCGTTACTGGCGTAACCCTGGTGCCATGGGCGCCGGTATCATCTCGTCAGACCTGGGAGAAGCCAGATTCTTGGGCTGGGTCTCGTCATTGATCAACGCTGCGTTCACTTACCAAGGTACTGAACTGGTCGGTATCACCGCCGGTGAAGCCGCAAACCCAAGAAAGTCCGTGCCAAGAGCCATCAACAAAGTGGTCTTCAGAATCGTGCTCTTCTACATCATGTCCTTGTTCTTCGTCGGCCTGTTGGTTCCATACAACGACCCTCGTCTGTCAGCAAGCTCCGCCGTCATCGCATCTTCGCCATTTGTCATCTCTATCCAAAACGCAGGTACAAAAGTACTACCAGATATCTTCAACGCGGTCGTCTTAGTCACCGTCATCTCAGCAGCTAACTCCAACGTCTACGTCGGCTCCCGTGTCCTTTACGCCTTGGCCCAAAGCGGCAACGCTCCAAAGCAATTTGCCTACGTGACCCGCCACGGTGTCCCATACCTGGGTGTGATCTGCACAGCTTTGCTGGGTCTACTGGCTTTCTTGGTTGTTAACCACAACGCCAACACCGCTTTCAACTGGCTGATCAATATCTCCACTCTGGCTGGTCTATGTGCTTGGTTATTCATCTCCTTGGCTCACATCAGATTCATGCAAGCATTGAAGTTCCGTGGTATCTCCAGAGATGACCTACCATTCAAGGCTAAGTTCATGCCTTGGGGTGCCTACTACGCTTCTTTCTTCGTTACCGTTATTATCTTCATCCAAGGTTTCCAAGCCTTCGCTCCTAAGTTTGACGTGTCAGAATTCTTTACCGCTTACATCTCCTTGATACTGCTGGTCGTGTTATTCGCTGGTTGCCAATTGTACTACAGATGCAGATTCTTATGGAAGTTAGAAGACATCGACATTGATAGTGATAGAAGAGAAATTGATGCTATTGTGTGGGAAGACGACGAACCTCAGAACCTGTGGGAGAAGTTCTGGGCCGCAGTCgcttaa